GCGTTTCAATCCACGCGCCCGCGCGGGGCGCGACCGTCATGCACCTATAGTAATATTTGACAACAAGAACCTGCGTCGCTTCCGCGAACCGTCTTCTGAATCAACAGATCGAAACTTCATAGACGCAACACGATCTGTGTAGTGATGCACTGCAACATGTTACAGCTCCGCGAACGTGCCATATCATCCATGTCAGCTTCACGTTCGCGGCTAGAAAAGTATAGGTCCTTCAAGATCCGGTACATCCTTGATTCCGTGGTGTTCGACCTTGTTTCGGTAGTTCGCTCCCAGGAAGTAAAACCTCAGGCTGTCCTCATCGTCCTTCATTTCATACAGAAGCCGGCCCCTGAGTACAGCCCACTGAGCCGGATCGACGATGCACTCGAACACGGAGTTCTGAACGCGCTGGCCGAAGTCGAGGCATGCCTTCGAGACACGCCGGAGTCTCCTCCGCCCAGCAGAATTCACAGTGCTCACGTCATAACTCACAAGAACGAACATACCGGCCTACTTGACGAAGAAAGGCGGATAGGCATCGAGATCCCCCCTGAGGTGCCTCGCCAGAAGCCTTGCCTGAAGATGCGGGAGCATTCCGACTGTGACCTGCTCCTCCAGGAACGGATGCCGGAGTTCCTCGTTCTTACGCTCCTGATAACCGACCAAGACAGTCTTCCTGGTATCGTCGTCCATCAGCACGGCTCCGGTTTCTGTGACCGTGAAACCGGACGGTGTGACCTGGCGCCTGTTGATCAGGCTCAGCACAAGACGATCCGCTATGAAGGACCTGAACTCCTCCATCAGATCGAGTGCGAGGGAGGGTCTGCCAGGCCTGTCAGCGTGAAGATAACCCGCCTGTGGATCGAGCCCGACGCCCTCCAACGCGGAAACGCAATCATGGACGAGCATCGTGTAGATGAAGGAAAGCAGAGCGTTCACCCTGTCGAGCGGGGGACGCCTCGAGCGGTTCCTGAATCTCAACGAGTCTTCATCTACGTGGATCATTCCATCGAAAACGCCGTAGTAGTAGTTCGCGGCCATCCCTTCGATGCCTCGAAGAGTGTCTACATCCAGGCACTCGGAAGCACACCTGAGGCTTCCAGACAAGGCGTCCACGGCTTCTTTCGCGTCCGAACCAGCTTTTTCGGGATGATCTCGTACATTCCTCTGAAGAATCGACCGGCAGTTTGCAATCTTGCCGATGACGAAGGATCGCGCGATCTGCGCCTTGCACGAGGGTTCCTCCGACGATCGATACTGAGCCTTGCGCAGAAGGATGTTGCCTGATACCGGACCGCCCACCCTTGCCTGGAAACGACCGCGCTCTGTGAACCAGGCAATACAGATCCCACGTTCGCACGCGGCGAACATCAAGGGCGGGCTGATACCGACATGCCCGAAGCAGACGATGCTCTCAAGCATGTGCATCGGCAGACGGCCCTTCACTTCGCCATCGGTCTTGACGAGTATCGCCTCGCCTTCGAGCGACAGATATGCTCCAGGCGTTGTCACATAGACTGTGTTCAAGTGTTTCTTCATTATTCAGCCGTCAGCGTCATTTCCCGACAGAGCGCGGACGATGTATCCGGATGCCTTTTCGCGGAGTCCTGTCACTTCAGGCATGCATGCATCCTTCATCGCGCAGTGGGTACAACCGTCCCTGAACACCGCCGGCGGATTCCGACCGCCCTCAACAAGAGCATGGAGTTTCGAAGCGCTATCACATGTTGTTCGCCTCATCACCGGATCGAACACAACAGCTTCTCTCTTCTGGATTCTGCCATAGAAGATGGCACCTTCCGGAACTTCCGCTCCAAGCATCTCCTCAAGGCAGATTGCCTGAGCACAGAGCTGCACCCGGTCACAATCGTCAACCTTGGGCTTACCGTGCTTGTACTCGACGGGAAATGGCTGCCACAGGCCATCGCATCCCTCCATCGAGATCCCGTTGATGGAGACCCTGTGGAACTCCACGACATCAGCCTTCCCGGTGACGCCAAGGGAATGGGAACACAGCAGTAACTCCCTGACGACGATGACATCACCCCGTTTTTCCCGTCTCGGGGCATCTCCGTGGACTCTCCGATGAAGCTGGCTGCCAGATACAGTCAGCTTGTTATCGAACCAGAGCTGTTCATTCGAGTTCAGCGAGCACTGTCGTTCGCAGAACATGATGTGCTGAAGCAAAGACAGTGCTAGCAGCTCATCATCGGAGTACAGCCTTGTCATCTTTTCGCCGATAGTCGGTTCTCGGCCTCCCACCGGGTATCAACTCATCCCTACACGAGCTCCATCAATGAGACTCCTGCCGGGACCCCGGATGACGTCACGGTGCATTCGTAGTCGGAGAAGTTTCGAGCAGGCTTCGACTCGTCCTTCTTTCTCAGTGTCACGAGATCGAAGAGCTGATGGGCGGGAGCGTTGCCCAGAGCCGAGTCATGTCTGAACACGACAAGCTTCCTGGTAGCCATCATCCCGCGAGCGGCCGACCTGTCGTGCTCGAACATCATCTTCAGGGCATCCCAGAATAGGTCCAGGTCTTCCTGTGAGAACCCTGTCTGTGCAGCGAGATTGGCCGAGATGAAGCCGTGTGTTACGTACACGCCGTAAGGCACGGTGTTCTTCCTGCCCATCGTGCGGTTGTCTCCACCCTGTTTCTCAGCCTCCGCTTCGGTTGCCACGGCCATACGTGTGATTGAGTGCTCGGAAGTTACGATAGGATCGACGGAACGGCCGAATGTCATCTGTACCGGGCCGCGCACCTGGCCGCAGTTAGGAGCTGACTTCAAGGACAGGACTGCTCCGAAAGTCCTGATGTCATAGTAGTCTTTCATCATCCTGAGTCGGCCCAATTGAGTTTCATCGGCCGTTGGTTTCCTGGGTTTTGCTTCCTTCATGACGGCAAGTATCAGATCAACAACCTGCTTTGGCGGCTTGTTCTCCTTTATCCATGCCTTGATCTCCGCTTTGTCAGCGTCTGGCGCCACTTCGATACGATCGCCACCCTCTTCAGCCACATCGAGGTATGTAATCCCCTCGGGCAGCACAAGGTCCGAGAACAGAGGTTCAAGCGAAGCCGGAACAGGCATACTGGCCCCTTGACCAGTGTTGATTCCAAGCTCGGAAAATGCCTTCACATGTGCCCGCCCCAGGACTGCCTTCTCCCTGACATAGATTTCATACCCAGGCTGTGATTGTTTCACGATCTCGACGAAGTTGCGTACTTTCCTCTTCAGGCAGACGTCTGTCACCAGTCCGCACCCGGTTTCCGCATCGAGCCTGGGGAGGTTCCCGGCATCGGGATCGCCGTTCGGGTTGCCGTCCTGTACGTCGAAAACAAGGACGAAGTCATATCTGTTCCTGATCGGATCGCTCACTTCTGTACCCCCATCTCCTCGACCTTGTCAGCTTTCTTCGTGTAGAAATCCTGTCTCTGATGGTAGTATCCGATGGCAAACCGCCCCTGATCGTCCAGGGTCAGGTGGGCGGGGAAGTCATCGATTCCTTCGACTATCTGCCCGATGAGCTTTTCGTAGAACACCTGCCTGCCAGGATTCTCGATCTTCGCGATGTGATGATTCTTCTGCCGCATCAGGTTGCCGAACACCGTCACCGGCGTACTTGATGCAGCCCCGTAGAATCTGTCCCTGATTGTTGCATTGATACCCGGGCTCGCCTCCTCCTGTACCCGTTCGAGAGCTGCGAACAGCCGCCCAAGAAGGTATCCGGCATTCCTGTTCGATTGGTCGAGGCTCATCTGCATCTCCTTTTCACTATAAGCGACATCGGTTCGTGTAATCCTGTTGAGACATGCCTTCACAATTGAAGCCCGGGGATAGTTGACCTCGTGTTCCGCCCTGATTCGGACAAGAGCCGCCTGCAGCAAGGCTCTCGGATACTGTCTTCTCTCCAGGATTGCGCGCATGATGCTTTCGGAGAGATGAGACGGAATGTTGTCTGCCTTCCCCTGTGCTGCTATCGAGACAAGCAGCCGGAAGAGCGAGAGAAACCTGGGATCTTTTGGCCCATGGATCATCTGGATATCCAGGAAGTGCTGTCTGATTGCTTCAGCCATCTCGTCGATCCGACCGTGCAACCAGAACCTGATCGCAATCCTGCCTGCATTCGGTGCAAGCCCAAGAACATAGAACTCGTTATTGCCTTGTTCGCTCAGTACACCGGTTTCTACCGACCGGAACAGGTCTCTCACTGCACCTGACATGCGATCAGGATCGTCTTTGGGAGGCTCGTGGAAGAATGAGCCGAAGCTGTGTTCAAAACTGCTAGGCCGTTTCGACCAGAATACGGTGGATGTATCCCCGACCTGCATTCTCTGGTCCGAATCCTCACGCAGAAGATGATTCAGCGCAGTCGTATACGCTGTTGCTGCTGCGACCCCGACTGGGGCATTCATGCCTTGGATCTTACCGTATGATTCGAAGGCATCCGCGTTGAAGGAAACGATGCTTCCACCCGATGACTGCGCTCCCCAGACATTCTTGATCTTGGAATGGAGCTTCGCGAGCCTGTCTGTTTCGCCAGAGACCATGCAGGTCACTGTCGGTAGCGTTTCATCCACACTGTTCGTGATGACTCCGAATACACTCCTTCTTTCACCGACGGTCGAAGTGTCTCCTGCGAGCCTGAACGTGACGTTGGGAGCCTTGTCGTCCATGAGATCCTGCCAGCCGGCAAGACCGGACAGGAGTGACAACATATCTTCTCGCTCCAAGAACAAGCTTACGGCATTCACCGCTTCGTCGTCATCCAGCAAGAGATTCTTGATCCCAGCAATGAAGAGCTGGTGCTGTTGCTGCGTCCGATTCGGATCGCCCTTGCCCTTTGTGTCGATTCCAAGGGCATAATCGAGGCCATCCCAGAGCAGATTGGCTTTCAGGTCATTTCCACGCAGGACTGAATGAGGAACAAGAAACTTGCGCCCCTTGAGCTTCTTCCCTCTCCGTTCTCTGGTGTCCTCGATTGCCAGTGGCAAGCCATCCCGGTCGAGGATGATCACCCAGGGGATCTCCTTCCATTCGAACCCAGCCGGGGCGATACGATCTCCCCTGTCCAGCGAGGTTGATTCGCCTTCCGATTCCTGGAAGCTCGACTTTCTGTCGTAATACTCCTTCAGGGCCTGAAGTATCATGCCCCCCTCACCTCCGGCGATCCGCG
This genomic interval from Candidatus Fermentibacter sp. contains the following:
- the cas2 gene encoding CRISPR-associated endonuclease Cas2; translation: MFVLVSYDVSTVNSAGRRRLRRVSKACLDFGQRVQNSVFECIVDPAQWAVLRGRLLYEMKDDEDSLRFYFLGANYRNKVEHHGIKDVPDLEGPILF
- the cas1c gene encoding type I-C CRISPR-associated endonuclease Cas1c, encoding MKKHLNTVYVTTPGAYLSLEGEAILVKTDGEVKGRLPMHMLESIVCFGHVGISPPLMFAACERGICIAWFTERGRFQARVGGPVSGNILLRKAQYRSSEEPSCKAQIARSFVIGKIANCRSILQRNVRDHPEKAGSDAKEAVDALSGSLRCASECLDVDTLRGIEGMAANYYYGVFDGMIHVDEDSLRFRNRSRRPPLDRVNALLSFIYTMLVHDCVSALEGVGLDPQAGYLHADRPGRPSLALDLMEEFRSFIADRLVLSLINRRQVTPSGFTVTETGAVLMDDDTRKTVLVGYQERKNEELRHPFLEEQVTVGMLPHLQARLLARHLRGDLDAYPPFFVK
- the cas4 gene encoding CRISPR-associated protein Cas4; the encoded protein is MTRLYSDDELLALSLLQHIMFCERQCSLNSNEQLWFDNKLTVSGSQLHRRVHGDAPRREKRGDVIVVRELLLCSHSLGVTGKADVVEFHRVSINGISMEGCDGLWQPFPVEYKHGKPKVDDCDRVQLCAQAICLEEMLGAEVPEGAIFYGRIQKREAVVFDPVMRRTTCDSASKLHALVEGGRNPPAVFRDGCTHCAMKDACMPEVTGLREKASGYIVRALSGNDADG
- the cas7c gene encoding type I-C CRISPR-associated protein Cas7/Csd2, translating into MSDPIRNRYDFVLVFDVQDGNPNGDPDAGNLPRLDAETGCGLVTDVCLKRKVRNFVEIVKQSQPGYEIYVREKAVLGRAHVKAFSELGINTGQGASMPVPASLEPLFSDLVLPEGITYLDVAEEGGDRIEVAPDADKAEIKAWIKENKPPKQVVDLILAVMKEAKPRKPTADETQLGRLRMMKDYYDIRTFGAVLSLKSAPNCGQVRGPVQMTFGRSVDPIVTSEHSITRMAVATEAEAEKQGGDNRTMGRKNTVPYGVYVTHGFISANLAAQTGFSQEDLDLFWDALKMMFEHDRSAARGMMATRKLVVFRHDSALGNAPAHQLFDLVTLRKKDESKPARNFSDYECTVTSSGVPAGVSLMELV
- the cas8c gene encoding type I-C CRISPR-associated protein Cas8c/Csd1, producing MILQALKEYYDRKSSFQESEGESTSLDRGDRIAPAGFEWKEIPWVIILDRDGLPLAIEDTRERRGKKLKGRKFLVPHSVLRGNDLKANLLWDGLDYALGIDTKGKGDPNRTQQQHQLFIAGIKNLLLDDDEAVNAVSLFLEREDMLSLLSGLAGWQDLMDDKAPNVTFRLAGDTSTVGERRSVFGVITNSVDETLPTVTCMVSGETDRLAKLHSKIKNVWGAQSSGGSIVSFNADAFESYGKIQGMNAPVGVAAATAYTTALNHLLREDSDQRMQVGDTSTVFWSKRPSSFEHSFGSFFHEPPKDDPDRMSGAVRDLFRSVETGVLSEQGNNEFYVLGLAPNAGRIAIRFWLHGRIDEMAEAIRQHFLDIQMIHGPKDPRFLSLFRLLVSIAAQGKADNIPSHLSESIMRAILERRQYPRALLQAALVRIRAEHEVNYPRASIVKACLNRITRTDVAYSEKEMQMSLDQSNRNAGYLLGRLFAALERVQEEASPGINATIRDRFYGAASSTPVTVFGNLMRQKNHHIAKIENPGRQVFYEKLIGQIVEGIDDFPAHLTLDDQGRFAIGYYHQRQDFYTKKADKVEEMGVQK